AAGAAGATGACGTAGAGCAGGGTTCCTGACGCAAGACCTTGCAGCACTACTGATGAGATGCCGGCAGCCGTGGCACCTCCACCTCCAACCAGTAGGAGACCGATACCAATACCCAAGGGTGAAACAATGGCGAAGGTAGTGATGTACACAATCATAAGCCAAGTCTTGGTACGAGTGGCGATGAGCTCCACACCAATACAAAAGGCAATGACTAGCTTGTGGGCTGAAACAGCTCCCAACATGTAcctggaaaataataaaattagattaGAATTATGTGGAATAAAACACGCAGTCAATAttcttaaaattgttttaagtgCCATCTATGATCGAGTAGTGTAactaaagaaaacattttcacgGTTACATTATTAGTTCAATTGAATAATTACTTATATATCATTAGCATTCTATAATAAGCTACTGGAGtgattcatattaaaatattatttacttaagtaaaaatacatactcgggaaaaaaaaattcaaactagTTTTTCCACTCAACAACAGATGGCGctgaaactattaaaaatgCAACTTTCAACTCACCAAACATGAGAAGTGCTGGATTCTAAGCCGACAGCCAAGCCTTCGAACAGCTCGTGGATAGACAAAGCGAGTACGATGAGCAGTCCTCTCAGGGCGGATGTGACGTCATCGCCCACGTTCATCGGCATGTGGCTGTGGTGGTGAGAGTGACCATGGCCGTTGTGTTGATGACTTTCAAGATCctgaaaaaaattatatttcgaAGTGTTACCATAAAGAGTATCAATATCAATGAGGTAACCACTTAACTTATGAAATATGCAGCACAACTCTTGGAAGGTATAGATAGTTCccaagtaggtattatttatcgaaaataaaattgttcctCGTTTTCTCATTACACCAATGTAGTTACTTACCATACCTATTTACCTAGAAAAGGCATTAATCACCTCGCTTGCTCACGGTGGACAGCTAATTGCAgatttattatacctacctttCTAACATAGATGAATCACGGTACGaaataaattaccttttttGGTTCAACAAGATCAGCAGTGGAGTTGTTAACACTCTTCTCTCCGTTGGAAACTCCGCTCCTACTCTGGCGGACACTGAGGTTCCTCACGAGAGGAGCCGCGCGGCCGTTCTTCCTCTCCCTGTGGTGAATGTACATGTGAACCAGTTCCTCCACCAAGTACATGATGAAGAAGCCGCAGCATGTCAGCAAAGGGGTCAGGGAGAAGTCGAACTCATTTAGGGCGCCAGTGCCTGTAAGAGGAAAAGATTATGTTTAgagatttgaaaatagaacgtCAAGAAGGGCTTTATTGATTTTATGATTAGAGTGCCATACTTTTACTCCATCCAACTAGCCAGTAACATAACACTGCTTTGAAAAGTAGATTACCTAAGTACATACTTTTACCCAATTTGAAAATCTGCTCTACTTATAGgttaacatttataatttctCACATACAGCTAGACGCTTTGACGCAGACGctttgtttcataatatttagtGATTCATTTAATCCGGAAATCGTGAAGCAAAAATTACCTAATTCATCGACAAATTACTGGTAATCCCCAGAACATTAGTATTCAACGCCACAGATTAACAAATGGCACTATTAATTGTGGATCTCGTTAGCCAGTAGACTGAACATTATGAgctaagggtgcgtctacacggtgcatgtacataGCTGGATCAAGTTACCATGCGCAAGTGACCCAACAGAGCACGCGAGTGGTATCTTGCTTCCGCACGTTTTTAAGATGCGCATAACCTGCGCATGaacctcaacatgcgcaagctacttgcatcGTGTACACTCACCCTAACTGCATAATTGATAGGATGTCGTTTTCGTGACTTCAAACCTATTTGGTTCGTGTTAGATGCTGAATTCAGGTATACATGTAAACAAAGGCTGGCTGTAATGATTATGTATTGTAGAAGCTATATAATTATGCAATTGGTTTATTTGCATCAATATGTTGTTGTTTCGTTTTAACCGATAAGTATTTGCTTCAATTAATTAGCGATGTTCGTAAATATAAGTTCTTTGTTATAGATGTTATACTTGATAGACGATATGTAACGGTTCGCTTTCTTATGgctaaataaacatattatctCTATCTGGCTATCCGTAATATATTCTAATTAGAAATGACTGAAATGAGCACTCTTTTGTTTTCTCTTTGAGGACAGTTTAGGACAATCAATCGGGACATTAACATAGTTCAGGATTGCGCTACATAGGAAATCTATTTTTACCACTTTGGTAGTTAGGCACTTGTTAACATTTAAAGATATTGCTTTAGTTGATACAGTATGAAGAAAGCGCTAACACATAAGGAAACCACTTACACGTTACAACAGCTCATTGCACATAATATTACCCAAAAGGTGTGCAGTACCTATACTTAAATGAAAGAATTTCAGCATCCACTGTAGGCACAGACGAAAGACGCAGTTTTGCAAGAAATTGTATAACAAGATATGATGCGTCGATACATTACATACGAATTTACATAAACCCATTCAGCTTCACTGTGTAACAACACCAGCCAAGCTGAAATACACCTTATTGCAAACATTTCTCTAAGAATATTGCAAAATTTTACTTGCACATCGATATTGCGGCATTTATGATTTTAAAGCATGTTTAACACCGCATTTTCCTCGAGGAAAACCTTctgtatatttttagttatttttcggGATGCTTGGTTAAggaatatgttatttttaatttcagtagCTATAGTCAGggaaattttatgaaatacctGCCGGCACTCGGAACACCTATAGTTAATTTGGTAGACATTAGCATTTTAAATCATTCCCAAACAATTGCATTGCCATTGACACTTCGATgcgcaattatttttaatgggtCCCCAAAAATCTATACCATGTTGCAACTACTTACTGCCTTTCTACGACAACCTTGTGCAGGTCGAAGGTTGATCATAAACGGATGATGCAAATTCACACCACGCTAGCTGTCTTCACTGACGAAACCTTAACAATTATGATACCTAGTCGTATGCGTTGTAATACCATCTGCAATGCATCATGAACACAATGTGAAATGTCAAAATACGTGACGTCACCGCTGACttacaattttgaatttggaactcaGCATAATAAATAAGGAACGGTTCACAAGCCGTGCGatgccataaaaaaataagtgtaaGGTCACGTCCTGCCTGAGGGATTACCATAGCCAAACGTAACTTAATCTGCATATTTAGAGCGAACCTTATTCCTTGAACATGTTCCAAGCACCTTTCTCGGATTCTATTTAATTAGAGAAAGAtatgcaaatataaaataaatactgaaatggGATAGGTTTTTATAGGTTTTCCAAcaatggaataaaatatattaaatatatatcGAGACACGTGCAATGCCAGCTGGTGTTGTGAAATAAGAGTAAGATAATGATTAATGAATATTATCGATTCGATCTCATCTCATATCAGTTCAATGGCTGAATGACATCAACGTCTTTTAAAATGTAACCTTCTACGGATTCCGTAGAGGTTGAGTTGTTTTATTGAGATAAATTATCTTTCATATAAAATTTCttcacaatttaaattaaaaactgatgaTTTGCAAAGTGCAgcataatgttatttatgtgtGTGACTTGCCATTTTTTTggtttaagaatttattttctttttaattccaTAAAAGAAAGTGCGTGTAAGAAGGTTGTTATCCATATTTATGCTAAGTATGCACTTCGATATGCACGTAACATCTTGAAGTTAAATCTTAAAGTGGTGTGAGTCTGACTCATCGGCGCCAGAGCGTCCTGGAAactttttttcgttttatatGTCAATTATTTAAGGCCAAGACAATGCGAACGAGTAAGCGTAGCGGaaacatgtaattaaaaatgtccCGATAAAACAAAACAGATCTACGTAATTAATGTGTAATACAAAAGACAAGTTACagcagtcgctccttctaaaaaactggtactcagctgcatccggttagactagaagccgaccccaggaCAGTTGGcaataggctaggcagatgatgactaaAGAAAAATTACCTAGGTACATACAGAAAGAAACCTATTTAGTATTCATTAAATCATGACTAATaccataaaaaattacaatgctTACATTTAGGTGTGCACGAAAACATACCAAACGAAAGTATTTGTAAGCGTGCGTATGCGCAATGCATAGCGCTATGTTTATTCTAGGAAACAGGAAGGCATAAGGAAAATGCCAGTTCATTCACACTACTTGAAAATTTAGTTTAAAAGTGTGTCAGTATGTAATAATAACGATAGTGGGCAGTACTTATATTTCTCAACGCACCTAGAATAGAAATAGGTAATCTGATTTTATGTacgaactagcttctgccagtggtttcacccgcatcccgtgggaactacttcccgtaccgggatagaaAGTAGccaatagccttcctcgataaatgggctatctaacactgaaagaaattttcaaatcggaccagtagttcctgagattagcgcgttcaaacaaacaaacaaactcttcagctttatcatattagtagagattaatacatacaaaaactaaGATGAATTTTCTTCAACCTCAGTTTTCTCGATATTAAAttttctaccataaaaaaaaaactccaaggCTCTATAAATGCAGTTCCGATTTTCTACtgcaagtaggtaagtaccaatATTGTTGGAAAAAAATGTCGTGAGCAAGCCTGGCCTTAATATTAACAAGAAAGAGGCAAGGCAGCCCGGTTGACCTCGGCTTGCGTTTTGCGCAGTCCCGACTCTGACAGATAGTTTTCCATCGATCGCCTGATCAGACAGATTCGTGTCTCAAAAGAAATGCATCAATCAAGTTCTCTTAGCttgcttttatgttttttgtcacTGCACATTAATTGAACTTGAAATGAAGCTATAATTCCAATGGTAATAAATTTTATGACAGTtatagtaaaataagtacctaggtacttacttttatGTTGTGTTAATGACatcataattttttatattttctgattTACCTTTGATTGTTATAATATGTGTTTAATTCCTTATAAAtgcaatatgtacctacctgtttTGTAAATGTGAATCATGGCATTCATGGCCACATTAgacattagtttatttttgttacgcGCCAAACTTTCGGCTGATAtcctaagtaaaaaaaaatatttgtcagacAAATTGGTACCAATAATCTACTTTCTTTTAGTATCTTTTCGTTGAACCGCAAGCGTTACCAGTGGGAAAATAAATCGTTAGTATCGGTGCGCGCTCGCAGACCACTTCTCGCATTCGTGCACGAATTGCGCCACCTCCACTCGGAGCTGACCTTGAGAGGCATGAATGTATGCTCCATTCCGTGTAGCTTATATTGCCCTTGAATTGTACTCGGATGTTATAGGTGATTCCGAACAAAAGCTTCGAAAACATGCACCAAATCCGGAAAGGTTTACAACTACACAGTTATAAGAAAGTAAGTACTTTACTAATTTGCCATAGCCATCTaaatagtacctaattatttccTTATAAACCTCATTGACCTTACAATTGACTGGCAGACTGTTTATTGCCGTGTGACAAACACGACGGAATAAAAATTTATGCGACTAACTAGCAATGTTCTGCTCACGAACTCAAAACtacaaactaataaatattGGAAGCGACAGAACCAAGACGAATCGAACAATGCTTACACGCTTCTagttaaaacaattgaatcgaACTGATGCGCAGACAAACGACATTTACGTGCCGACTTTTTATTTACCACAAAAACCGCACAcgttttgtgttgttttaattttttatagacTGTTAAATGTATGTTGATGACCGCATCAAATAAAATCCGTGAAGCGATTCGCGTACCTAGTAGAGCTCACGTAATATTTATCGCCGTTTAAAGCTTTGCATATTCAATTGTTATTGTTGTAATGGATGTAGTTTTCCaatgttttaatagaaaagTTCGATTTACGAATGGAGCCTAGGCAAGTCTCAATGGATGGATGTAGAGAAATCCAGGATTGATACCTACTTAGATGTCTAGATGAATAGGTCGTTGTAAGCCAAGGCTCAGGTGTAGAGATGTGGAAGCCTCTGTCTAGAATCAGTCACCCGAGATAGATTAACTTCAAGACATGTACGTACGAACTTATCTCATCcgcaacaaataaaacaaaagagcattTTCTTTCACGGTACACTGAGTTCTTAGACTGGCTTAGATTCTGACTCGAACGGGTCTGACAAGTTGTTTACAATGAGAGATATTAAAGATAGAACAACATTGCGCTTGTCTGAAGAACCTAAACTTTTTGCACCAgatgttttaacaaaaaaaaaacaactaggtTTTCCGTTCCCTAGAATGGTACCTATCGATGTTCACAGCATACGTAACACATGAGACATCAACAGCTCAGCTTGCAGATCACGTCGCCACTTCATTTACCTAAGCATCACATCACCATTTCGTAACATCTTTCTTCTAGTACGCGTTAGCACAGATATCCGTCACCCGGAAAATATGTGGAGAATTTAGTGTCAACGCGAACCTACTGTTAGGATTACGACATTTTAATTCGAATGTTTTTCTTACTAAATTACCTGCACCTGGTACACAGTGcatgcatttgtttttatttttgtttttctaaaaatataacttattgtGCTATTCAAAGTAGTCTTTAGCACTGTTGAAATACCATTACCATTTCGGGCACTGTATCAGAGACCCCTTTAAACAATGTCATCCAAGTCCAAACAGCTGTTTAAGCGTTGCAGCATAACAGATGGCcgaagtttatttaaaatatcgaCACTATAAACTGCAGGATAAAAATGTAGGCCAAGCAATAGGTAGTGCAAGCCTACCTGTATATAGGTATACTCGTGCAATGTAGATCATCAACTTATCTAACTGCGCCGCAACTGAACAACAACAAAACTTTTTGTaagcactgtttatttttatttagtctgGGAGTGTGTCGCGTAATACTAAAAGCATTTGAAATGAACTGGTTCACAGTGTGAGAGGCGACGGAACTAGGACGGTTATCTAATCGGAAATGAAATAACCAAATATTGATCGCCAGTAGGTATTAAAGTTTTGGTTCTGTCTCTGCTAACCGTCTATTAAGACTGTTATAGAACCCGTTTAACTGTTCTGAAATGTCttttagtttatcaattaaGTACAAATCCGTAACTAAGTGATGGCAATAAGAAAGACTGAGTTATTGAGTATGAATctagaaaattaagaaaaaactaaaCGAAAAGGGAGTGTAAAAGGAAAAACATTGCAAAACATCAAATTGAACTCCACAGTTCAAAGAAATTACGACATGAGTTTAACGAAACATATCTGCGCTGCCCTCATTGATAATGATCTAATAGAAAAGTTACTCAATTGATATTTAAACGTTTAATGATTATCGAAATTGATAgtaaatttaataaatttcaAAACAAGCGCTGAAAATTTAAAGGGACTAAGAaccagttgcaccatttaactataacgataactaaaCTATAATTACCGTAGACCGCCCATAgatcaaatcggcgatttgacaagtGAAAAGTTGGAAAATTATGGTGGAACTCACCGAAagataatacatatgtatagaggTCTGTATCTTTGACGAATTTGTCAATGCAGAGGAAATGCAACTGTGTCAATGTCATAAGTGTTGAGCGCACTAAAACATTAAGCAACGCGCGGTCAGAtgatattatgataattatttgtattgcaaACAGTGTAATTACCTCTGCCAAAAACTGCAAGCAAGCATATGTTAACCTGAGCATTGACGTAGTTTTAATAGTTTGATAGCTATATTGCTTCAAATTAGATGACATCACTTTtgtcaattaattaaacatttgacGATCGATCGCTTAGTATTCGCTTAGGATTATATAAAAACCGTGAATACCACGATTAATCTTCCTGGCAGGTAGGTCTTTTACACGTGTAGAGCGGGTACCTATGCCTTC
The sequence above is a segment of the Helicoverpa armigera isolate CAAS_96S chromosome 20, ASM3070526v1, whole genome shotgun sequence genome. Coding sequences within it:
- the LOC110379093 gene encoding zinc transporter ZIP1; translated protein: MSADHVERLLRHAADDTEGVVLAKGVSMIVLFCASMICGLVPLLLAKKFNWLSAEDASNLKSTNRVVMTLLSFGGGVLLSTTFMHLVPEVQENVEYLQSTGALNEFDFSLTPLLTCCGFFIMYLVEELVHMYIHHRERKNGRAAPLVRNLSVRQSRSGVSNGEKSVNNSTADLVEPKKDLESHQHNGHGHSHHHSHMPMNVGDDVTSALRGLLIVLALSIHELFEGLAVGLESSTSHVWYMLGAVSAHKLVIAFCIGVELIATRTKTWLMIVYITTFAIVSPLGIGIGLLLVGGGGATAAGISSVVLQGLASGTLLYVIFFEIWKGDRTGILQFIASVVGFFIMFGLQLLTGHSHSHTHSHNVLTDGGDGDSLIEGDHGHSHD